In Blastopirellula sediminis, the following proteins share a genomic window:
- a CDS encoding glycosyltransferase, with protein MPSPEVTVIVSSYQRPWNLRRSLESLAMQRGVNGAFEVVVTDDGSQDETEEIVEQFAATVDFPLTLTSHPHDGFQVGKCRNEGITVSHAPYLIFLDGDLVASPNFVAQHLQHRQRGHAMVGDTFWLSQDVTETIRVEDIRNGNFRAWASELEERRMRWKALRAAVYCQLRLSDRPRIKGCHVALWRDDYEAINGYDQDFIGWGLEDSDLQRRLYLSGVRFASSMRWARTYHLWHPRDPSYVSKAKGTDNEKLMQANRPFRCVNGLGQRDAMTVRRFNVPQTARRAA; from the coding sequence ATGCCATCTCCCGAAGTTACCGTCATCGTTTCGTCGTACCAGCGACCTTGGAACCTACGCCGCTCATTGGAATCGCTCGCAATGCAGCGCGGCGTCAACGGCGCATTCGAAGTCGTCGTGACGGATGACGGCTCGCAAGACGAAACGGAAGAGATCGTGGAACAGTTCGCCGCGACGGTCGACTTTCCGTTGACGCTAACCAGTCACCCCCATGACGGTTTTCAAGTCGGCAAGTGCCGAAACGAAGGAATCACGGTTTCGCACGCTCCCTATTTGATTTTTCTGGACGGCGACCTGGTCGCTTCGCCCAATTTCGTCGCGCAGCACTTGCAACATCGTCAGCGCGGTCACGCCATGGTCGGCGACACCTTCTGGCTAAGTCAGGACGTCACCGAAACGATCCGCGTCGAAGACATTCGCAACGGCAACTTTCGCGCGTGGGCTTCCGAACTGGAGGAACGCCGCATGCGTTGGAAGGCGTTGCGTGCCGCCGTCTATTGCCAGTTGCGGTTGTCCGATCGACCGCGCATTAAAGGTTGTCACGTCGCCCTCTGGCGCGACGACTACGAAGCGATCAACGGCTACGACCAGGACTTCATCGGCTGGGGATTGGAAGACAGCGATCTGCAACGCCGACTTTATCTGTCGGGCGTTCGTTTCGCCTCCAGCATGCGCTGGGCCAGAACCTACCATCTCTGGCACCCGCGCGATCCCAGCTATGTGAGCAAAGCCAAGGGAACCGACAACGAAAAGCTGATGCAGGCCAATCGGCCCTTCCGCTGCGTCAATGGATTGGGCCAACGTGATGCGATGACCGTGCGCCGATTCAACGTTCCCCAGACGGCAAGACGGGCCGCTTAG
- a CDS encoding zinc ribbon domain-containing protein, which yields MSRWDEDDLDDDESFVDDEAWTDDDLPSDEPDDYLDHCPQCGGEIYDDADVCPHCGEYLIHRNSPWSDRSFLWVALGLLGVIAVIASLFFGF from the coding sequence GTGAGCCGCTGGGACGAAGATGATCTTGATGACGACGAATCCTTCGTCGATGACGAAGCCTGGACCGACGACGATTTGCCGAGCGACGAACCAGACGACTATCTTGATCACTGTCCTCAGTGCGGCGGCGAGATCTATGACGATGCCGACGTTTGCCCGCACTGCGGCGAGTATTTGATCCACCGCAATTCGCCTTGGAGCGATCGGAGCTTCCTGTGGGTCGCTCTTGGATTGCTCGGCGTCATCGCGGTGATCGCCTCACTCTTCTTTGGGTTCTAG
- a CDS encoding L,D-transpeptidase family protein, whose amino-acid sequence METIKTACMVIVLMAVAYGVYHHLNQPEETAPKLEIEGLTGGDTAPAFAGSPSPGGSLAPSYSPPSASPSPGSLASNDVAPPLGTPSTGTAAPTQSMSAAPSFDAPHDHKRHTPLIEAEPVGQSSLASSTAPTQPAPTSTYGASSYDAGGSKYGGASYNAVVSDESAYQNAAAASAGYGGMEAQPASANMRPNFEADWKIAQTQLEQNQWAEALRTLTPWRGRAELTTEQSEKLNMLLSQLAGSVVYSTEHLLADPYVVQRGETLNEIAEKHQVPPILLQRINGISNPELLSANDQLKVMQGPFTATISLASRELTLTVDGCFAGKFPVTILDAASVQPGEHQVIRKEDPSDRYSAQPGSYGQASGGVGENAVYLDGGVALHGESSGSTGSIQLSPRDAEDLFGILSVGSKVTIRR is encoded by the coding sequence GTGGAAACCATCAAAACCGCGTGCATGGTGATCGTATTGATGGCGGTCGCTTACGGCGTCTACCATCATCTTAACCAGCCGGAGGAAACCGCTCCAAAGCTGGAGATTGAAGGCCTAACCGGAGGAGATACCGCTCCTGCGTTCGCTGGTTCGCCTTCGCCTGGCGGTTCTCTCGCTCCGTCCTACTCCCCCCCTTCCGCTTCGCCGTCCCCTGGTTCGCTGGCGTCCAACGACGTCGCTCCGCCGCTGGGAACTCCTTCGACCGGAACTGCCGCTCCGACGCAGTCGATGTCGGCCGCTCCGAGCTTTGACGCTCCGCACGATCACAAACGGCATACGCCGCTGATTGAAGCCGAACCGGTCGGACAATCGAGTCTCGCTAGTTCGACCGCTCCCACGCAACCGGCGCCGACCTCCACCTACGGCGCTTCGTCCTACGACGCCGGCGGTTCGAAGTACGGCGGGGCATCGTATAACGCCGTCGTCAGCGACGAATCGGCCTATCAAAACGCCGCGGCGGCCAGCGCCGGCTACGGCGGCATGGAAGCGCAACCCGCTTCCGCCAACATGCGTCCCAACTTTGAGGCTGATTGGAAGATCGCCCAGACGCAGCTCGAACAAAACCAATGGGCCGAAGCGCTGCGCACGTTGACTCCGTGGCGAGGCCGCGCCGAGCTGACCACCGAACAGAGCGAAAAGCTGAACATGCTCTTGAGCCAATTGGCCGGCAGCGTCGTCTACTCGACCGAACACCTGCTCGCCGATCCCTACGTCGTCCAACGCGGCGAAACGCTCAACGAAATTGCCGAGAAGCATCAGGTCCCGCCGATTCTGTTGCAACGAATCAACGGCATCTCGAACCCGGAACTCCTTTCCGCCAACGATCAATTGAAGGTAATGCAGGGACCGTTCACCGCGACAATTAGCCTGGCGAGCCGCGAGTTAACCCTGACGGTCGACGGCTGCTTCGCCGGCAAGTTCCCGGTGACGATCCTCGACGCCGCTTCGGTTCAGCCGGGCGAACATCAGGTGATTCGCAAAGAAGATCCCTCCGATCGTTACAGCGCTCAGCCCGGCTCCTATGGCCAAGCGAGCGGCGGCGTTGGTGAGAACGCCGTCTATCTCGACGGCGGCGTCGCCCTGCATGGCGAATCAAGCGGATCGACTGGTTCGATCCAACTGAGCCCGCGTGATGCGGAAGACTTGTTTGGCATCCTGTCGGTCGGCTCGAAAGTGACGATTCGCCGCTAA
- a CDS encoding ion channel, with translation MAKAEQWHKPENWREWMIQHRHSATLIALILLIAGETVRPESTDAGWVSDLLLSIVILASAYDVLIRHRRFLIVVLTAIPAFGMIWVIRCLDAFGAQDASVGWHLLSNALMITFLAYIVYSIGQDVFKARRVTTDQILGGVSVYLLLGLIWALAYLSVFMIDPDAFQFPLDSDVLPGRRMSALIYFSFTTLTTLGLGDLLPSSSLARTLTWSEAVTGQLYIAVTMAKLVGLRLAHLTQTQGND, from the coding sequence ATGGCTAAAGCGGAACAGTGGCACAAGCCTGAGAACTGGCGAGAATGGATGATCCAGCATCGCCACAGCGCAACGCTGATCGCGTTGATTCTGCTGATTGCCGGCGAGACGGTTCGTCCCGAATCGACCGACGCCGGATGGGTCTCGGACTTGCTCCTTTCGATCGTAATCTTGGCGTCGGCCTACGACGTGCTGATTCGTCATCGACGCTTCTTGATCGTCGTTTTGACGGCGATTCCTGCGTTCGGCATGATCTGGGTGATCCGTTGTCTGGATGCGTTTGGAGCGCAAGACGCAAGCGTCGGGTGGCACTTGCTAAGCAACGCTTTAATGATCACGTTTCTGGCTTACATCGTTTACTCGATCGGCCAAGACGTCTTTAAGGCAAGGCGCGTCACGACCGACCAAATCCTGGGAGGCGTCAGCGTCTACCTCTTACTAGGGCTGATCTGGGCGCTCGCGTATCTAAGCGTCTTTATGATCGATCCAGACGCGTTTCAATTCCCTCTCGACAGCGACGTGTTGCCGGGGCGCCGCATGTCGGCGCTGATCTACTTTAGCTTCACGACGCTAACGACGCTTGGCCTGGGAGATCTCCTCCCGTCGTCCAGTCTGGCGAGAACGCTGACCTGGTCGGAAGCGGTTACGGGGCAACTTTATATCGCCGTGACGATGGCCAAACTAGTCGGACTGCGGCTTGCGCATCTCACCCAAACGCAGGGGAATGACTAA
- a CDS encoding DUF1559 family PulG-like putative transporter translates to MRFHFSRHGFTLVELLVVVAIIGILAGLILPAVGAARSAARSAECKNNLRQIGVGLQAYSTQRKSGEFCSGTFSWRREGSVTDVGWVADLVNRNIPVGDMLCPSNQARASETYDDLATISSAAEFGAATCSNFSGSADTTLPDGTVQVNPCKGILSGVYTDRQATIRDLIYGKFYNTNFTASWFLVRSSMSVDQSGNLVATCESDPVKRIYSKTAGKGALTQSRIDSGVAAANFVPFVGDGLPAGQLSFELEPGEGPPSLVQSMTGGPRIFMTAGTAAGALDSPDILKTPYMVSGSLKPAWWGAFNNNTKQDYRQFGAVHRSYANVLMADGSVTSFYDSSGDSMLNNGFPGNMGASNVLFNSSDVEIDDKLIYNRWDLNPNAFR, encoded by the coding sequence ATGCGCTTTCATTTCTCTCGCCACGGTTTCACTCTGGTGGAATTGTTGGTCGTGGTCGCCATTATCGGCATCCTGGCTGGGCTCATTTTGCCAGCCGTGGGCGCAGCCCGAAGTGCGGCCCGAAGTGCCGAATGCAAAAACAACTTGCGCCAAATCGGGGTTGGCCTGCAGGCCTATTCCACGCAGCGTAAGAGCGGCGAGTTTTGCTCCGGCACATTCTCCTGGCGTCGTGAAGGATCCGTCACCGATGTCGGCTGGGTCGCCGATCTGGTGAATCGCAATATCCCGGTTGGAGACATGCTCTGCCCCAGCAATCAGGCGAGAGCGTCGGAAACCTACGATGACCTGGCGACGATCAGCTCGGCTGCCGAATTTGGCGCCGCGACCTGCAGTAACTTCAGCGGTTCGGCTGACACGACCCTCCCGGACGGCACGGTCCAGGTCAATCCGTGCAAAGGGATTCTGTCGGGCGTCTACACAGATCGCCAGGCGACTATCCGCGACTTGATTTACGGCAAGTTCTACAACACGAATTTTACCGCAAGCTGGTTCTTAGTTCGTTCTTCGATGTCGGTAGATCAGTCCGGCAACTTGGTGGCAACCTGCGAATCGGACCCGGTCAAACGGATCTATTCCAAGACGGCAGGCAAAGGGGCGCTGACCCAAAGCCGTATCGACTCTGGCGTCGCCGCGGCCAACTTCGTTCCGTTTGTGGGCGACGGCCTTCCCGCCGGGCAGCTAAGTTTTGAATTGGAGCCGGGCGAAGGTCCTCCGAGCCTGGTCCAGTCAATGACCGGCGGCCCCCGCATCTTCATGACGGCTGGAACCGCCGCCGGCGCGCTGGATAGCCCAGACATTCTGAAGACGCCCTACATGGTGAGCGGCAGCCTGAAACCGGCTTGGTGGGGCGCATTCAACAACAACACGAAGCAGGACTATCGCCAATTTGGCGCCGTGCACCGCAGCTACGCCAACGTTCTGATGGCGGATGGCAGCGTCACCTCTTTCTACGACTCAAGCGGAGACTCGATGTTGAACAATGGTTTTCCAGGAAACATGGGAGCCAGCAACGTGCTATTCAACAGCTCGGACGTCGAGATCGACGACAAGCTGATTTACAACCGCTGGGACCTGAATCCGAACGCCTTCCGCTAA
- the efp gene encoding elongation factor P gives MQYGTSDFKKGLKVQIDGEPYLMTECNFVKPGKGNALYKCRLRNLIRGTSLDRTYRGGETLESADVAETDCQFLYAQGDTYVFMDNKTFEQWELTKEQIDDAWKYLKDGMQCMATLYNEFPISISAPIHVELEVTYCEPGVRGDTATNVSKPATVETGAEILVPAFVNMNDVIRIDTRTGEYVERVKK, from the coding sequence GTGCAGTACGGTACCAGCGACTTCAAAAAAGGCTTGAAAGTCCAGATCGACGGCGAACCTTACCTGATGACCGAATGTAATTTCGTGAAGCCGGGCAAGGGAAACGCGCTTTACAAATGTCGCCTGCGTAACCTGATTCGCGGCACGTCGCTTGATCGCACCTATCGCGGCGGCGAAACGTTGGAATCGGCCGACGTCGCCGAAACGGATTGCCAGTTCCTGTACGCCCAAGGAGACACCTACGTCTTCATGGACAACAAGACCTTCGAACAGTGGGAACTGACTAAAGAGCAAATCGACGACGCCTGGAAGTACCTGAAGGACGGCATGCAATGCATGGCGACCTTGTACAACGAGTTCCCGATCTCGATCAGCGCTCCGATCCACGTCGAATTGGAAGTGACCTACTGCGAACCGGGCGTTCGCGGCGATACGGCGACCAACGTCTCGAAGCCGGCGACGGTCGAAACGGGCGCCGAAATCCTGGTCCCCGCGTTCGTCAACATGAACGACGTCATCCGCATCGACACTCGCACCGGCGAATACGTCGAACGCGTGAAGAAGTAA
- a CDS encoding DUF6807 domain-containing protein gives MVRSIGKFLKNSSAACVVFDLWHNTASLLIVFLLGSAAVADETLLLENQASVPISGFADTAEVERLTSEAAEILDGTQGKVTVQFVANVDTPGRGRYYLQLSQPLSSGGKMSLQAKRQEPLRDVVTVERREDQLVIRVGEQELLRYHLALLPSPNPDQPEYGRSGFMHPVRTPLGTIVTDDFPPDHMHQHGVMFAWTDTTYSGRHVDFWNSFKQEGRVEHRRLLRTFSGPVVGGFDVELAHVDLTSGEPIDVLYETWSVRAYASADPFLLEIESVQRAAGAEPLVIRKYHYGGMAVRGSREWYQAKEAGFLTSEGKDRLAGNHSRPRWVDMFGPADKGKLAGIAVLDSPDNFRFPQPVRLHPDKPYFCFSPQVEDAFTIGPESTYRSRYWLVPHDGPIQQEQIEAIWNSFAHPLTLKKES, from the coding sequence ATGGTTCGCTCGATCGGCAAATTTCTGAAGAATTCTTCGGCCGCATGTGTAGTTTTTGATCTCTGGCACAACACAGCGTCGCTGCTGATCGTTTTTCTCCTGGGATCGGCTGCCGTCGCCGATGAGACGCTGCTGCTGGAAAATCAGGCCTCCGTTCCCATTTCCGGTTTCGCCGACACAGCCGAGGTTGAGCGACTCACGAGCGAAGCTGCGGAGATCCTGGACGGGACGCAGGGAAAGGTCACCGTTCAATTTGTGGCCAATGTCGACACTCCAGGCCGCGGACGTTACTACCTGCAGCTTTCTCAGCCGCTCTCCTCCGGCGGGAAGATGTCGCTGCAGGCGAAGCGACAGGAACCGTTACGAGACGTCGTGACGGTTGAGCGGCGCGAAGATCAGCTTGTCATCCGCGTTGGTGAGCAGGAGCTGCTTCGGTATCACTTGGCGCTGCTTCCCTCTCCGAACCCGGATCAGCCGGAATATGGACGAAGCGGATTTATGCATCCGGTCCGTACGCCGCTGGGGACGATCGTCACCGATGACTTTCCGCCGGACCACATGCACCAGCATGGCGTGATGTTCGCTTGGACCGATACGACCTATTCCGGGCGTCACGTCGACTTTTGGAACAGTTTCAAGCAGGAAGGACGCGTTGAACATCGTCGCCTGTTGCGAACCTTTTCAGGTCCGGTCGTCGGCGGCTTTGATGTGGAGCTGGCGCATGTCGATCTGACGAGCGGCGAACCGATTGACGTTCTCTACGAAACCTGGTCCGTGCGAGCGTACGCTTCGGCCGATCCGTTTCTGCTGGAAATCGAATCGGTGCAGCGAGCAGCCGGCGCCGAGCCGCTGGTGATTCGCAAGTATCACTACGGCGGCATGGCGGTGCGGGGAAGTCGCGAGTGGTACCAGGCGAAAGAGGCTGGCTTTTTGACCAGCGAGGGAAAGGATCGACTGGCCGGAAATCATTCGCGTCCACGGTGGGTCGACATGTTTGGACCTGCGGACAAGGGGAAGCTGGCGGGAATCGCCGTTCTGGACAGCCCTGACAATTTTCGCTTTCCGCAGCCGGTTCGATTGCATCCCGACAAACCCTATTTCTGCTTTAGCCCTCAGGTGGAAGACGCTTTCACGATTGGCCCAGAGTCGACTTATCGATCGCGTTACTGGTTGGTTCCGCATGACGGTCCGATCCAGCAGGAACAAATCGAAGCGATCTGGAACAGCTTCGCTCACCCTCTGACGCTAAAAAAAGAGTCGTAG
- a CDS encoding MOSC domain-containing protein produces the protein MDDVAKIVQLQIGQPKSYGSADAADPMDREWTTGFFKQPTSEPVEVDWEGIVGDGVADRVNHGGRDKAMLVYAAAHYPLWRAELRGQIDEAKFGNGAFGENLTVSDLDEEAVCLGDVYRVGTALLQVSQPRQPCWKLARRWRLKELTALAVKTGRMGWYVRVLEKGTLQVGDVLQLIERPAPDWTIARLNQLFYHDRKNLDDAAIMAASPLLAEAWRGEFRKRVEKAEQ, from the coding sequence ATGGATGACGTTGCGAAGATCGTGCAGCTGCAGATCGGTCAGCCGAAATCGTATGGATCGGCCGACGCAGCAGATCCGATGGACCGCGAGTGGACGACCGGCTTTTTCAAACAGCCGACCAGCGAACCGGTCGAGGTCGATTGGGAAGGGATCGTCGGAGACGGCGTCGCCGACCGGGTGAATCATGGCGGTCGCGACAAAGCGATGCTCGTTTACGCCGCAGCGCACTATCCCCTTTGGCGAGCGGAATTGCGTGGCCAGATCGACGAGGCGAAGTTTGGCAACGGCGCGTTTGGCGAAAACTTGACTGTATCGGATCTCGACGAAGAGGCGGTCTGCTTAGGGGACGTATACAGGGTGGGGACAGCCCTGTTGCAAGTTTCGCAGCCGCGTCAGCCTTGTTGGAAACTTGCGCGGCGGTGGCGTTTGAAAGAGCTTACGGCGCTGGCGGTAAAAACCGGACGGATGGGTTGGTACGTTCGCGTCCTGGAAAAGGGAACGCTGCAAGTTGGCGACGTGCTGCAGTTAATTGAGCGACCAGCGCCAGATTGGACGATCGCTCGTTTGAATCAGCTCTTCTATCACGATCGCAAGAATCTAGACGATGCGGCGATCATGGCCGCGAGTCCGCTGCTGGCCGAAGCATGGCGCGGCGAGTTTCGCAAACGGGTCGAAAAGGCCGAGCAATAG
- a CDS encoding DUF3050 domain-containing protein — protein sequence MTESSDSRIAKIEEALQPRREALLSHPVYEQLKDVDALRRFMERHVFAVWDFMSLLKALQREATCVHVPWTPRVDGSSCRLINEIVLGEECDEDGRGGYCSHFELYLDAMNEVGANVEPINTFIHMVADGIDVVSAGLHASLPASVDQFLLQTFQLIDSRNPAVIAAGFTFGREDLLPSVFQKLVERINEKSHGKADRFLYYLHRHIVIDGDEHGPLSRRLLAQLCGDDDAKWHAAQHAAEMALEARIELWNGMVSGH from the coding sequence ATGACCGAATCGTCCGATTCACGAATCGCCAAGATCGAAGAAGCGCTGCAGCCGCGCCGTGAAGCGCTGCTTTCGCATCCGGTTTACGAGCAATTGAAAGACGTCGACGCGCTCCGCCGATTCATGGAGCGGCATGTCTTTGCGGTCTGGGACTTCATGTCGCTGCTCAAAGCGCTGCAGCGCGAAGCGACTTGCGTTCACGTCCCGTGGACTCCGCGCGTCGACGGTTCCAGCTGCCGGTTGATCAACGAAATCGTCCTCGGCGAAGAGTGCGACGAAGATGGTCGCGGCGGCTACTGCAGCCACTTCGAGCTCTATCTCGACGCGATGAACGAAGTGGGCGCCAACGTCGAACCGATCAACACCTTCATCCACATGGTCGCAGACGGCATCGATGTGGTTTCGGCCGGGCTGCACGCGTCGCTTCCCGCGTCGGTTGATCAGTTTTTGCTGCAAACGTTCCAGTTGATCGATTCGCGCAATCCGGCCGTGATCGCCGCCGGCTTTACGTTCGGTCGCGAAGACCTGCTTCCCAGCGTCTTCCAGAAGCTGGTAGAGCGGATCAACGAGAAGTCGCATGGCAAAGCGGATCGCTTCCTCTACTATCTGCACCGGCACATCGTGATCGACGGCGATGAACATGGCCCGCTGTCGCGGCGACTGTTGGCCCAACTGTGCGGCGACGACGACGCCAAATGGCATGCGGCCCAACATGCGGCCGAAATGGCGCTGGAAGCTCGCATCGAGCTGTGGAACGGCATGGTCTCCGGCCACTGA
- a CDS encoding type II secretion system protein yields MKKRGFTLIELLVVVAIIGILAALLLPALSRAREAARNAQCKNNLRQFGIAFSAQADRGRTKKLVSGPYDWGRDGCPDTVGWVADVVNSGSGSPADQMCPTSPLRALEKLNDLVGTGKSSDLQGSIEAGNQIFAGACSAFTGPTAGYDPQGHPYVDPTTRGRTLPEYVLDEFIKKGVNTNYSASWFAARERLRVSNASGNVAFDASKSAKEQAGSKAGAYQGLTLRVVEASPIPSSAIPLLGDSAPGDSNEAILGTDIDTDLGLVTGARLAEAFNDGPAYFDTSTSNVRLIEKLTPAVLPLFTGTDPIFTDDFVPNLDTLPEDVSNTTMGGADGRLWLQDTRDWFAWHAGGGKPSANILMADASVIEVNDLDVDGFLNPGFPIDTMTATKSLDERKSDIGYTTSTVEFDPGSCYNGPSIDGNAIGKGTFE; encoded by the coding sequence ATGAAGAAACGTGGTTTCACGTTGATCGAATTGCTGGTGGTCGTCGCGATCATCGGTATCCTCGCCGCGCTGCTGCTGCCGGCCCTGTCGCGTGCTCGCGAAGCGGCTCGTAACGCCCAGTGCAAAAACAACCTGCGTCAATTCGGTATCGCTTTCAGCGCTCAGGCCGACCGTGGTCGTACCAAGAAGCTGGTTAGCGGTCCTTATGACTGGGGACGTGACGGCTGCCCCGACACCGTCGGTTGGGTTGCCGACGTCGTCAACTCCGGCAGCGGTTCGCCGGCTGACCAGATGTGCCCCACCAGCCCGCTTCGCGCTCTGGAAAAGCTAAACGACTTGGTCGGTACCGGTAAGTCGAGCGACCTGCAAGGTTCGATCGAAGCTGGTAACCAGATCTTCGCCGGCGCCTGCTCGGCCTTCACCGGTCCGACGGCTGGCTATGATCCGCAAGGCCATCCCTACGTTGATCCGACCACTCGTGGCCGTACCCTTCCGGAATACGTCCTGGACGAGTTCATCAAGAAGGGGGTCAACACGAACTATTCGGCGAGCTGGTTCGCCGCTCGTGAACGCCTTCGCGTCTCGAACGCTAGCGGCAACGTCGCGTTCGACGCCTCGAAGAGCGCCAAGGAACAAGCTGGTTCAAAAGCCGGCGCCTACCAGGGTCTGACCCTCCGCGTCGTCGAAGCCTCGCCGATTCCGTCTTCGGCCATCCCGCTGTTGGGCGACTCGGCTCCAGGCGACTCGAACGAAGCGATTCTGGGTACCGACATTGACACCGACCTCGGTCTGGTCACCGGCGCCCGCTTGGCGGAAGCCTTCAATGACGGTCCGGCTTACTTTGATACGTCGACGAGCAACGTTCGGCTGATCGAAAAGCTGACCCCGGCTGTTCTGCCCCTCTTCACCGGCACCGACCCCATCTTCACGGACGACTTCGTTCCGAACCTCGACACGCTGCCGGAAGACGTCAGTAACACCACCATGGGTGGCGCCGATGGTCGTCTGTGGCTGCAGGATACCCGCGACTGGTTCGCGTGGCACGCTGGCGGCGGCAAGCCGAGCGCCAACATCCTGATGGCGGACGCTTCGGTCATCGAAGTCAACGACCTGGATGTCGACGGCTTCTTGAACCCGGGCTTCCCGATCGACACCATGACGGCGACCAAGTCGCTCGACGAACGTAAGTCGGACATCGGCTACACGACCAGCACGGTCGAATTCGATCCGGGCAGCTGCTACAACGGCCCCTCGATCGACGGCAACGCCATCGGTAAGGGCACGTTCGAGTAA
- a CDS encoding tRNA-binding protein, whose protein sequence is MSNSPTITFDELTKVDIRVGRVISALPFPEGKRSTHILQIDFGEELGVKKSLARLAPNYEFDSLVGRQVMAVVNLAPRQIGSHRSEVLTLGVNDAEGNVVLIIPDQETPCGVRLY, encoded by the coding sequence ATGAGCAACTCTCCTACGATCACCTTCGACGAACTGACGAAAGTCGACATCCGCGTCGGCCGCGTCATCTCGGCCCTTCCTTTTCCGGAAGGGAAACGCTCGACGCACATCTTGCAGATCGATTTTGGCGAAGAGCTGGGGGTAAAGAAATCGCTCGCGAGACTCGCGCCGAACTACGAGTTCGATTCGCTCGTCGGCCGCCAGGTGATGGCGGTCGTCAATCTGGCGCCGCGTCAAATCGGGAGCCATCGCTCCGAAGTGCTCACCTTAGGAGTCAATGACGCCGAGGGTAACGTCGTGCTGATCATCCCTGATCAAGAAACGCCGTGCGGCGTGCGACTCTATTAG
- the epmB gene encoding EF-P beta-lysylation protein EpmB, whose translation MRIVTPSGDPVRTASADEFSEPVRWQSAMKRALRDPAELCRRLQLPDSCVDAAIAAAADFPLFVPREFAAKMTPGDPHDPLLLQVLPVLRELESPQGFTADPVGDSDATLTPGLLQKYAGRALLVTTGACAVHCRYCFRRHFPYTEVPSGVAAWQEAIDALAGDESIHEVLLSGGDPLTLADATLAELAQQLAAIPHLRRIRVHSRLPIMIPQRINDQLLAWLTGTRLTPIVVIHANHPRELDRPVLESIDRLNQAGVMVLNQAVLLAGINDDVEVLAELSERLVDQRVAPYYLHQLDRVKGAAHFEVSRERGAELIRQLRTRLPGYAVPRYVEEIAGEPNKTIIA comes from the coding sequence ATGCGTATTGTAACTCCCTCTGGCGATCCTGTCCGCACCGCTTCGGCCGACGAATTTTCGGAGCCTGTCCGTTGGCAATCGGCGATGAAGAGAGCGCTGCGCGATCCGGCCGAACTTTGCCGCCGTTTGCAGCTCCCTGATTCCTGTGTCGACGCCGCAATCGCCGCCGCAGCCGACTTTCCGCTGTTCGTTCCCCGCGAGTTCGCCGCCAAGATGACGCCGGGCGATCCGCACGATCCGCTCCTGTTGCAGGTACTGCCGGTTTTGCGGGAACTTGAATCGCCACAAGGGTTTACGGCGGATCCGGTCGGAGACTCCGACGCGACATTGACCCCCGGGCTGCTGCAAAAGTACGCTGGGCGAGCGCTGCTGGTCACCACCGGGGCATGCGCCGTTCATTGCCGCTACTGCTTCCGCCGCCATTTTCCCTATACCGAAGTCCCGAGCGGAGTCGCCGCCTGGCAGGAGGCGATCGACGCTTTGGCCGGGGACGAGTCGATTCATGAAGTTTTGCTCTCCGGCGGGGATCCGCTGACGCTGGCCGATGCGACTCTTGCTGAGTTGGCCCAGCAACTTGCGGCGATTCCCCACCTGCGGAGGATCCGCGTTCATTCGCGGTTGCCGATCATGATTCCGCAGCGAATCAACGACCAACTGCTCGCCTGGCTGACCGGAACGCGGCTGACGCCGATCGTCGTCATTCATGCGAATCACCCGCGAGAACTCGATCGACCTGTCCTGGAATCGATCGATCGCTTGAACCAGGCCGGCGTCATGGTTTTGAACCAAGCGGTCCTCTTGGCCGGGATCAACGACGATGTTGAAGTGCTGGCGGAACTCTCCGAGCGGCTGGTCGACCAGCGGGTCGCACCCTACTACCTCCATCAGCTCGATCGCGTCAAAGGCGCCGCCCACTTTGAAGTGTCGCGCGAGCGGGGAGCGGAGTTGATTCGCCAGCTCCGGACGCGATTGCCAGGCTATGCGGTGCCGCGCTACGTCGAAGAAATCGCCGGCGAGCCGAACAAGACGATTATTGCTTAG